From a region of the Paenibacillus sp. R14(2021) genome:
- the noc gene encoding nucleoid occlusion protein, translating to MKEQFSRLFGLGDQKNLNQDEVKQLPLGEVDTSPYQPRTVFDDDRIDELSQTIRTHGVIQPIVVRLRNGRYEIIAGERRYRAVKKLGLETIPAIIREFNDSQAASIALIENLQREGLTSIEEAVAYQKLIDLHNLTQESLAQRLGKSQSTIANKIRLLGLGETVKNALMERKITERHARALLSLDTEELQLKVLDDIMTKELNVKQTEARVAFYKEAVKTKKSKRISFTKDVRLALNTIRQSIDMVSGSGLQIKTNEQDYDDHYEIVIKIPKR from the coding sequence ATGAAAGAACAATTCTCACGTTTATTTGGTTTAGGCGATCAAAAGAATCTAAACCAAGATGAAGTCAAACAACTTCCGCTCGGTGAGGTGGATACAAGTCCCTACCAGCCGCGTACTGTTTTTGACGATGATCGTATCGATGAGCTGAGTCAAACGATTCGAACACATGGGGTCATTCAACCCATCGTAGTTCGACTTCGCAACGGCAGATATGAGATTATCGCAGGTGAACGCCGATATCGTGCAGTAAAGAAGCTGGGGCTTGAAACGATTCCTGCTATTATCCGGGAATTTAATGATTCCCAGGCTGCTTCAATTGCATTGATCGAGAATTTGCAGCGAGAAGGCTTAACTTCGATTGAGGAAGCGGTTGCCTATCAGAAGTTGATAGATCTGCATAACTTGACGCAGGAAAGCTTGGCGCAGCGACTGGGGAAGAGCCAATCAACGATAGCCAATAAGATCAGATTGTTGGGACTAGGTGAAACCGTCAAAAATGCGCTCATGGAACGCAAGATAACGGAGCGTCATGCAAGAGCGCTGCTTTCTCTGGATACGGAAGAGTTGCAACTCAAAGTGCTGGACGATATTATGACTAAAGAGCTTAACGTGAAACAAACGGAAGCCCGAGTAGCTTTCTATAAGGAAGCCGTCAAAACAAAGAAGTCGAAACGGATTTCATTTACGAAAGACGTTCGCTTGGCATTGAACACCATACGCCAGTCGATTGATATGGTGTCAGGGTCAGGACTTCAAATTAAGACAAACGAACAGGATTACGATGATCATTATGAAATCGTCATCAAGATTCCGAAACGTTAA
- the rsmG gene encoding 16S rRNA (guanine(527)-N(7))-methyltransferase RsmG, translated as MNSTETWFVQLLEEHGVAISPLQLQQFQSYYALLVEWNEKMNLTGITEREAVYEKHFYDSVTLSFFMNMSDVSAVADIGSGAGFPSIPLKICFPHLRVTIVDSLNKRIQFLEHVVQELGFQHVACVHGRAEDIGRLPAHRDAYDVVTARAVARLSGLNELCLPFVRKGGVFIAMKGSDPAEETAEAKRSLSELRAKLTKVHHLKLPFEQSDRHIIVIDKLADTPAKYPRKAGLPLKQPIV; from the coding sequence ATGAATTCGACTGAGACGTGGTTTGTACAATTGCTGGAGGAGCATGGAGTGGCAATATCGCCGCTTCAGCTTCAACAGTTTCAATCCTATTATGCGCTGCTCGTGGAATGGAACGAGAAGATGAATTTGACTGGCATTACGGAGAGGGAAGCGGTTTATGAGAAACATTTTTATGATTCCGTGACCCTTTCTTTTTTTATGAACATGAGTGATGTATCAGCTGTTGCCGATATTGGATCGGGAGCTGGCTTCCCAAGTATTCCGCTCAAAATCTGCTTCCCTCATCTACGCGTGACCATTGTTGATTCTCTCAACAAACGCATTCAATTTCTTGAGCATGTTGTACAGGAGCTTGGTTTCCAGCATGTTGCTTGCGTTCACGGTCGTGCGGAAGATATCGGGCGGTTGCCTGCTCATCGGGATGCGTATGATGTGGTAACGGCTAGAGCGGTTGCAAGACTTAGCGGATTAAATGAGTTGTGTCTTCCTTTTGTCAGGAAAGGCGGCGTGTTTATCGCTATGAAGGGCTCTGATCCCGCAGAGGAAACGGCAGAAGCAAAGCGGAGTTTATCGGAGCTGCGTGCGAAGCTAACGAAGGTTCATCATCTGAAGCTGCCCTTTGAACAATCTGACCGTCATATCATTGTGATAGACAAGCTTGCCGATACACCTGCTAAGTACCCAAGAAAAGCAGGCCTACCGTTAAAGCAGCCAATCGTATAG
- the mnmG gene encoding tRNA uridine-5-carboxymethylaminomethyl(34) synthesis enzyme MnmG: protein MGYHAGEFDVIVVGAGHAGCEAALASARMGCETLLLTINLDMVAFMPCNPSIGGPAKGHVVREIDALGGEMGRNIDKTFIQMRMLNTGKGPAVHALRAQADKFLYQHFMKQTIEETDHLTLRQGMAEDLIIEDGVCVGIVTKTGAEYRAKSIVVTTGTYLRGKVIMGELMYESGPNNQQPSIKLSESLRALGLELVRFKTGTPPRVHGDTIDFSKTEIQPGDEKPKFFSYETEYSDNEQLPCWLTYTSEETHRIINDNLHRAPMFSGAIEGTGPKYCPSIEDKIVRFADKPKHQIFLEPEGKNTSEYYVQGLSTSMPEDVQLSILRSIPGLENVEMMRTGYAIEYDAVVPTQLWPSLETKLVPGLFTAGQINGTSGYEEAAGQGIMAGINAARKAQEKQPVIVERSQGYIGVLIDDLVTKGTTEPYRLLTSRAEYRLLLRHDNADLRLTPIGHEIGLISEARYNKFTTKKMMVEQEIERLKTVKVKPDEATLVMMEEVGTALIQQTTDALSLLRRPEITYDMIERLSPSEEQLTEDMKEQVEIQIKYAGYIEKQQLQVERMAKMEKKRIPDDIDYMVVTNLSKEAKQNLSTIRPLSIGQASRIGGVTPADISILLVYLEHYNKVVAARG from the coding sequence ATGGGATATCATGCAGGTGAATTTGACGTTATTGTTGTAGGTGCAGGGCATGCAGGCTGTGAAGCTGCACTGGCTTCTGCGCGGATGGGGTGCGAGACGCTGCTGCTCACAATCAATCTGGATATGGTGGCGTTTATGCCATGCAATCCATCGATTGGCGGTCCTGCGAAAGGACATGTCGTTCGTGAAATTGATGCGCTCGGCGGTGAAATGGGCCGCAATATCGATAAGACATTTATTCAAATGAGGATGCTGAACACAGGAAAGGGTCCAGCTGTTCATGCACTTCGCGCGCAAGCCGATAAATTCTTATATCAGCATTTCATGAAGCAAACGATCGAGGAGACGGACCATTTGACACTTCGCCAAGGTATGGCGGAGGATCTCATCATTGAGGATGGCGTCTGCGTAGGCATTGTGACGAAGACAGGGGCGGAGTACCGGGCTAAATCGATCGTTGTGACGACGGGCACCTACTTGCGCGGGAAAGTCATTATGGGTGAATTAATGTATGAGAGCGGGCCGAATAACCAGCAGCCTTCGATTAAGCTGTCGGAAAGCCTGCGTGCATTAGGACTTGAACTGGTACGGTTCAAAACCGGAACGCCGCCGCGCGTGCACGGCGACACCATCGATTTCTCCAAAACTGAAATTCAACCTGGTGATGAGAAGCCTAAATTCTTCTCCTACGAGACGGAATACTCCGACAATGAACAGCTGCCGTGCTGGCTGACGTATACGTCGGAGGAAACGCACCGGATCATCAACGACAATTTGCATCGTGCACCAATGTTCTCAGGAGCGATTGAGGGAACAGGGCCAAAGTACTGTCCATCCATCGAAGATAAAATCGTCCGTTTTGCGGATAAACCGAAGCATCAGATCTTCCTAGAGCCGGAAGGCAAGAACACATCCGAATACTACGTCCAAGGGCTGTCGACCAGCATGCCGGAAGACGTGCAATTAAGCATCTTGCGTTCTATTCCAGGTTTGGAAAATGTTGAGATGATGCGTACAGGCTACGCTATTGAATACGATGCCGTCGTTCCGACGCAGCTCTGGCCTTCGCTTGAAACGAAGCTTGTTCCAGGACTGTTCACAGCTGGTCAAATTAATGGTACATCCGGTTATGAGGAAGCAGCAGGTCAAGGAATTATGGCCGGCATTAATGCGGCTCGGAAAGCACAGGAGAAGCAGCCGGTTATCGTTGAGCGGTCCCAAGGCTATATCGGCGTTCTTATCGACGATTTGGTTACGAAAGGAACAACGGAGCCTTATCGTCTGTTGACGTCCCGTGCGGAATATCGACTCCTTCTGCGGCATGATAATGCGGATCTGCGTCTAACGCCAATCGGGCATGAAATCGGTCTGATTTCAGAAGCGAGGTACAATAAGTTTACGACGAAGAAAATGATGGTGGAGCAGGAGATCGAACGGCTCAAAACGGTGAAGGTTAAACCTGATGAAGCAACGCTTGTCATGATGGAAGAAGTCGGAACAGCCCTTATCCAGCAGACGACGGATGCGTTATCCTTACTGCGTCGTCCTGAAATCACGTATGACATGATTGAGCGATTGTCTCCTTCTGAGGAACAGCTTACCGAGGATATGAAGGAACAAGTTGAAATTCAGATCAAGTATGCAGGTTATATCGAGAAGCAGCAGCTGCAGGTAGAGCGGATGGCGAAGATGGAGAAGAAGCGGATTCCTGACGATATTGATTATATGGTTGTCACCAACCTGTCCAAGGAAGCTAAGCAAAACCTGTCCACGATTCGTCCGTTATCTATCGGTCAGGCATCGAGGATCGGCGGCGTAACGCCTGCTGATATTTCCATTCTGCTTGTCTATTTGGAACATTACAATAAGGTTGTCGCAGCACGGGGGTAA
- the mnmE gene encoding tRNA uridine-5-carboxymethylaminomethyl(34) synthesis GTPase MnmE: MIKDTIAAISTAVGEGGIAIIRVSGPEAVAVCAGYFRSKTDITEVDSHTIHYGHIVDPANGETIEEILLTIMRGPRSFTAEDVVELSTHGGVIAVKRVLELLLRAGEIRLAEPGEFTKRAFLNGRIDLTQAEAVIDLIRSKSDRAFSVALKQAEGTLSKKVKVLRHGLIELLAHIEVNIDYPEHDVESMTSAYIRERCGEACQEIERLLKTAAEGKILREGIVTAIVGRPNVGKSSLLNALVQENKAIVTDIPGTTRDVIEEYITLGGIPLRLLDTAGIRETADVVERIGVERSRTALEEADLILFVLNANEPLHPDDRQLMEQLRSRQVVVLLNKTDLPIVLETSEVEEWFPQEAIVRLSVLKEQGLDELENVISRMFFNGELESADLTYVSNVRHITLLNHARQSLIDAIEATAMGIPIDIVQIDVRTAWEQLGELIGDSVAESLIDQIFSQFCLGK; encoded by the coding sequence ATGATTAAAGACACGATTGCCGCCATTTCGACAGCTGTCGGAGAGGGCGGCATTGCCATTATACGGGTCAGCGGACCCGAGGCTGTTGCCGTATGTGCAGGATATTTCCGTTCCAAAACGGATATTACCGAAGTGGATTCGCATACCATCCATTATGGTCATATTGTCGATCCGGCCAATGGTGAAACGATAGAAGAAATTCTGCTAACGATTATGAGGGGGCCTCGGTCATTCACGGCGGAGGATGTTGTCGAGCTTAGCACGCATGGCGGCGTTATCGCTGTCAAGCGCGTACTGGAGCTTCTGCTGCGTGCTGGAGAGATTCGATTAGCGGAGCCGGGCGAGTTTACGAAGCGCGCTTTCCTTAATGGACGAATTGATCTTACGCAGGCAGAGGCGGTTATTGATCTGATCCGATCTAAGTCGGATCGGGCGTTCTCAGTGGCGCTGAAGCAGGCGGAAGGCACGCTTTCCAAAAAGGTAAAGGTACTACGCCATGGGTTGATAGAACTGCTTGCGCATATCGAGGTCAATATTGACTATCCGGAGCATGATGTGGAATCCATGACGAGCGCTTATATTCGCGAGCGCTGCGGAGAAGCCTGCCAGGAAATCGAGCGGTTGTTAAAAACGGCTGCAGAAGGCAAGATATTACGTGAAGGCATTGTAACTGCTATTGTTGGACGTCCGAACGTCGGCAAGTCTTCGCTGCTGAACGCGCTTGTACAGGAGAACAAAGCAATTGTAACGGATATTCCGGGCACAACACGGGATGTCATTGAAGAGTATATTACGCTCGGCGGTATTCCGCTGCGCCTGTTGGATACCGCGGGGATTCGCGAGACGGCCGACGTGGTGGAGCGGATTGGCGTGGAACGATCCCGTACAGCGCTTGAGGAAGCGGATCTCATTCTATTCGTGCTAAACGCCAACGAGCCGCTTCATCCCGATGATCGCCAGCTGATGGAGCAGCTGCGCAGCCGACAGGTTGTCGTGCTGCTGAACAAGACGGATCTGCCGATTGTGCTGGAGACCTCAGAGGTAGAGGAATGGTTCCCTCAAGAGGCAATCGTTCGATTGTCTGTTCTGAAGGAGCAGGGGCTGGATGAGCTGGAGAACGTCATTAGCCGGATGTTTTTTAACGGTGAGCTGGAATCGGCTGATTTGACTTACGTCAGCAATGTTCGACATATTACGTTATTGAATCATGCTCGTCAATCGCTCATTGATGCGATTGAAGCTACCGCGATGGGCATTCCGATTGATATTGTGCAAATTGATGTGCGAACCGCATGGGAGCAGTTGGGTGAATTGATAGGAGATTCGGTAGCTGAGTCGCTTATTGATCAAATTTTCTCTCAGTTTTGTTTAGGTAAATAA
- the jag gene encoding RNA-binding cell elongation regulator Jag/EloR has product MKKILASGKTIEDAVQNGLTELQVSADRVNVTVLEKPSKGLFGLIGVRVAKVELVLKPEQDKIDTTTIPAPAVKSAVDSPDKPASKAKDAILETERFIIEVARTMGLDITIARHDSKEGLILALSGGGDLGLLIGRRGQTLDAMQYLVNIVANRYSSSHLRIVLDAEDFRERRRKTLEDLSDRLAGHVIRTRKEVVLEPMAPHERKIIHSQLQNHTKVKTFSKGDEPNRRVVITLK; this is encoded by the coding sequence ATGAAGAAAATCCTAGCATCGGGTAAAACGATCGAAGATGCTGTACAAAATGGGTTAACGGAATTGCAGGTATCCGCGGATCGTGTCAATGTGACCGTCCTGGAAAAGCCAAGTAAAGGTTTGTTTGGTCTGATCGGCGTCAGAGTCGCCAAGGTCGAGCTTGTTCTTAAACCGGAACAGGATAAGATAGACACTACGACTATTCCCGCACCCGCGGTAAAGTCCGCAGTTGATTCACCAGACAAACCGGCTTCGAAGGCGAAGGATGCCATCCTTGAAACGGAACGATTCATTATTGAAGTGGCAAGAACAATGGGGCTTGACATTACGATTGCTCGTCACGATTCAAAAGAGGGATTGATTCTGGCGTTGTCCGGCGGTGGAGATTTGGGTTTATTGATCGGCCGCCGAGGGCAGACGCTCGATGCTATGCAATATCTGGTCAACATTGTGGCCAACCGTTATTCCAGCAGTCATCTGCGTATTGTACTTGATGCTGAGGATTTTCGTGAGCGTCGCCGTAAGACGCTTGAAGATTTATCTGATCGCTTGGCGGGCCATGTTATCCGTACGCGGAAAGAAGTCGTACTCGAGCCTATGGCGCCTCACGAGCGAAAGATTATTCATTCGCAGCTCCAAAACCACACGAAAGTCAAAACCTTCAGCAAAGGCGACGAACCGAACCGGCGCGTGGTCATTACACTGAAGTAG
- a CDS encoding YidC/Oxa1 family membrane protein insertase, whose protein sequence is MVRREEFYMLSRISKRTWFTAIALIAVMLFLSGCSSATHPVSMDDLSHGNFWQKHVVYYFSLCLETFAKWFNGEYGIAILLMVVIVRTLILPLTIKQYRSSKAMQALQPELAKLKEKHKDNPQKQQEETMKLFQQHQVNPLAGCLPLLVQMPVFIALYNSIYMNENIREHTFLWLQLGEKDHTYVLPILAAITTFIQSKMMQSQQKTMAAMQGIMLIFPVLIFVMALSFPAALPLYWIFSNTYTITQNYFLYVRKSPKDKESVPAK, encoded by the coding sequence ATGGTGCGCAGAGAGGAGTTTTACATGTTGTCCCGTATTTCGAAACGAACATGGTTTACGGCAATCGCCTTAATTGCTGTGATGCTTTTCTTGAGCGGCTGTTCATCGGCTACTCACCCGGTATCAATGGATGATTTATCGCACGGCAACTTCTGGCAGAAGCACGTCGTTTACTATTTCTCACTTTGCCTCGAAACGTTCGCAAAGTGGTTTAACGGTGAATACGGCATCGCCATTCTGCTAATGGTGGTCATCGTAAGAACGTTGATTCTTCCGCTAACGATTAAGCAGTACCGCAGCTCGAAGGCCATGCAGGCTTTGCAGCCGGAGCTCGCAAAATTGAAAGAGAAGCACAAGGACAATCCTCAGAAGCAGCAAGAAGAAACGATGAAGCTGTTTCAGCAGCACCAGGTTAACCCGCTTGCCGGCTGTTTGCCGCTGCTCGTGCAGATGCCTGTATTCATCGCGTTGTACAATTCAATTTATATGAATGAAAACATTCGTGAGCATACATTCCTGTGGCTGCAGCTCGGCGAGAAGGACCATACGTATGTCCTGCCGATTCTGGCTGCGATCACTACATTTATCCAGTCCAAGATGATGCAGTCTCAGCAAAAGACGATGGCCGCTATGCAGGGCATCATGTTGATTTTCCCGGTTTTGATTTTCGTCATGGCACTTTCGTTCCCGGCGGCTCTTCCGCTGTACTGGATTTTCAGTAACACGTATACCATTACGCAAAACTATTTCCTTTATGTACGCAAATCGCCTAAAGATAAGGAGAGTGTCCCTGCGAAATGA
- the rnpA gene encoding ribonuclease P protein component, whose product MQKKLRLRKREDFSRIYRNGKSFANSQFVVYWSRQHKADPFRLGVSASKKIGNAVVRNRMRRLVKEIVRHQKDRIAEQLDVIVIVRKPAVGLELKELEKSMLHVLKRAGLLKNGR is encoded by the coding sequence GTGCAAAAGAAGCTGCGTTTGCGTAAACGCGAAGATTTCAGCCGGATCTATCGGAACGGCAAATCATTCGCTAACAGCCAGTTTGTCGTTTATTGGTCACGACAACATAAAGCGGATCCCTTCCGGCTTGGCGTATCGGCCAGCAAGAAGATCGGCAATGCCGTGGTTCGCAACCGGATGAGGCGGCTTGTGAAGGAAATTGTTCGCCATCAGAAGGATCGCATAGCTGAACAGCTGGATGTAATCGTCATTGTGCGGAAGCCTGCTGTCGGTCTTGAATTGAAGGAATTAGAGAAAAGCATGCTTCATGTTTTGAAGCGGGCTGGGCTCCTGAAGAACGGTCGGTGA
- the rpmH gene encoding 50S ribosomal protein L34 translates to MRPTFRPNVSKRKKVHGFRKRMASVNGRKVLSARRKRGRKVLSA, encoded by the coding sequence ATGAGACCTACATTTAGACCTAATGTTAGTAAACGTAAAAAAGTTCATGGTTTCCGTAAACGTATGGCTTCCGTAAATGGACGTAAAGTGCTTAGCGCCCGCCGTAAACGGGGAAGAAAAGTACTGAGCGCGTAA
- the dnaA gene encoding chromosomal replication initiator protein DnaA, which translates to MDSHTHEMWQQVLSIIQTKLSKPSFDTWFKATNASFSGDSVVVVTAPTTFAAEWLESRYTKLVRTTLQEFMGRQFDIKFVIEENKPPEPADLQPVVLPPVQVGPEETYSHMLNPKYMFDTFVIGANNRFAHAASLAVAEAPAKAYNPLFLYGGVGLGKTHLMHAIGHYILEHNPNTRVLYLSSEKFTNEFINAIRDNRGESFRNKYRNIDVLLIDDIQFLAGKEQTQEEFFHTFNALHEERKQIVISSDRPPKEIPTLEERLRSRFEWGLITDIQPPDLETRIAILRKKAKAENLDIPNEAMVYIASQIDTNIRELEGALIRVVAYSSLINEDISSHLAAEALKDIIPSSRPKMITMHDIQQKVGELYGLKMEEFKARKRTKAVAFPRQIAMYLSRELTDHSLPKIGEAFGGRDHTTVIHAHEKITQQLKIDAELFKIIQTLTEKIKNHT; encoded by the coding sequence GTGGATAGCCATACGCACGAAATGTGGCAACAGGTGCTGTCGATCATACAAACTAAACTCAGCAAGCCAAGCTTCGACACTTGGTTCAAAGCAACTAATGCTTCGTTTAGCGGCGATTCCGTAGTCGTAGTGACAGCTCCGACGACTTTTGCGGCCGAATGGCTCGAAAGCCGGTATACAAAACTTGTGCGGACGACACTTCAGGAATTTATGGGGCGCCAATTCGACATTAAATTTGTCATTGAAGAAAATAAGCCTCCTGAACCGGCAGATCTTCAGCCGGTTGTTTTGCCGCCCGTACAGGTTGGGCCCGAAGAAACCTATTCGCACATGCTTAATCCTAAGTACATGTTCGATACATTCGTCATCGGCGCTAACAACCGTTTCGCGCACGCTGCTTCATTAGCTGTCGCCGAAGCGCCGGCCAAGGCTTACAATCCGTTGTTTCTTTACGGCGGAGTAGGACTCGGCAAGACGCATTTAATGCATGCAATCGGGCATTATATTTTGGAACATAACCCCAACACGCGGGTTCTTTATTTGTCTTCCGAGAAATTCACGAACGAATTCATTAATGCGATCCGGGATAACCGCGGCGAAAGCTTCCGCAACAAATACCGGAATATCGACGTGCTTCTTATAGATGATATTCAGTTTCTCGCAGGCAAAGAGCAGACCCAGGAAGAGTTTTTCCATACATTCAACGCTCTGCACGAGGAACGCAAGCAAATTGTCATTTCCAGTGACCGCCCTCCTAAAGAAATTCCGACGCTGGAGGAACGGCTGCGCTCACGGTTCGAATGGGGACTCATTACGGATATTCAGCCGCCTGATCTCGAGACGCGGATCGCGATTTTGCGAAAGAAAGCCAAAGCGGAGAACCTGGATATTCCGAACGAAGCGATGGTCTATATCGCCAGTCAGATCGATACGAACATTCGCGAGCTGGAGGGTGCGCTCATTCGAGTCGTTGCTTACTCCTCTCTAATAAACGAGGATATTTCGTCTCATTTGGCGGCAGAGGCACTAAAGGATATCATTCCTTCCAGCCGGCCCAAAATGATTACGATGCACGATATTCAGCAGAAGGTCGGCGAATTGTACGGGCTCAAGATGGAAGAATTCAAGGCGCGAAAAAGAACGAAGGCCGTAGCTTTCCCGAGACAAATTGCCATGTACCTTTCGCGAGAACTAACGGATCATTCGCTGCCTAAGATCGGGGAAGCATTCGGGGGCCGAGACCATACGACGGTCATTCATGCGCACGAGAAAATAACCCAGCAGCTGAAAATCGATGCTGAGCTGTTCAAAATCATTCAAACGCTGACCGAGAAGATCAAGAATCATACTTGA
- the dnaN gene encoding DNA polymerase III subunit beta: MKLTIRKDQLNDAIQQVSKASSSRPPIPILGGIKIDVNHQGVTLTASDTDISIQSFIPVENGEFVIAKVEKPGSVVLPAKFFVEIVKKLPSDELEIEVKDHFQTLIRSGSTDIQMVGLDPEEFPVLPTIQQSESISVPGDLLKSMIRQIVFAASTSEQTPILTGVLWNLADGQLKFVATDRHRLASRIATVEALEGYRFSNVVISGKTLNELSKIVPDDHTHVDIVVADNQVLFKVGNVLFYSRILDGTYPDTSKIIPQQFKTELVLHTKKLTDAIDRAYLMSREEKTNIVRLVTQEDGSIEISSSSTELGRVTEQLEVKEMNGEQLRIAFNSKYMLDALKVIDSEYLFIGFTGAMSPIIIKPTDHSHSLHLILPYRTTG, from the coding sequence ATGAAATTAACGATCCGCAAAGATCAACTAAACGATGCTATCCAACAAGTTTCCAAAGCTTCTTCTTCACGTCCGCCTATTCCTATTCTCGGCGGGATTAAAATCGACGTAAACCACCAAGGTGTTACACTGACAGCAAGCGACACAGACATATCCATTCAAAGCTTCATTCCCGTAGAAAACGGTGAATTTGTCATTGCGAAAGTCGAAAAGCCGGGAAGTGTTGTGCTTCCAGCTAAATTTTTTGTTGAAATCGTCAAGAAGCTGCCTTCAGACGAACTTGAAATCGAAGTCAAAGACCATTTCCAAACCTTGATCCGCTCCGGCTCGACGGATATTCAAATGGTCGGTTTGGATCCAGAAGAATTCCCTGTTCTGCCTACCATTCAACAAAGCGAATCCATCTCTGTCCCAGGCGATCTGCTCAAATCGATGATTCGACAAATCGTATTCGCAGCTTCTACTAGCGAACAAACGCCTATTTTGACCGGCGTATTGTGGAACTTGGCTGATGGGCAGCTGAAATTCGTAGCGACGGACAGACATCGTCTGGCCAGCCGAATCGCAACCGTCGAAGCGTTAGAGGGATACCGTTTTTCCAATGTGGTTATCTCCGGCAAGACATTAAATGAGCTGTCCAAAATCGTTCCGGACGATCATACACATGTGGATATCGTTGTGGCGGACAATCAAGTGCTGTTTAAAGTAGGCAACGTTTTGTTCTACTCCCGCATCTTGGACGGAACCTATCCCGATACTTCTAAAATTATTCCGCAGCAGTTCAAAACAGAACTTGTCCTGCATACAAAAAAATTGACGGATGCAATCGACCGAGCTTATTTGATGTCGCGTGAAGAGAAAACCAACATTGTCCGACTCGTGACCCAGGAAGACGGTTCGATTGAAATTTCATCCAGCTCCACGGAGCTCGGCCGTGTTACCGAGCAGCTGGAAGTGAAAGAAATGAACGGTGAACAGCTGCGCATCGCGTTCAACTCCAAATATATGCTGGATGCGCTTAAAGTTATCGACAGCGAGTATTTATTCATCGGATTTACAGGGGCGATGAGCCCTATCATTATCAAACCGACCGACCATTCGCACAGCCTGCATCTCATCTTGCCGTACCGGACAACAGGCTGA
- the yaaA gene encoding S4 domain-containing protein YaaA, which produces MKQIGISTEYIALGQFLKLSECISTGGEAKFFLQENEVVINGEADNRRGRKLYTGDQVDVKGFGVFTIVKR; this is translated from the coding sequence ATGAAACAAATTGGAATTTCGACGGAATATATCGCGCTCGGCCAGTTTTTGAAACTGTCGGAATGCATTAGCACCGGCGGCGAAGCTAAATTTTTCTTGCAGGAAAACGAGGTCGTTATTAACGGAGAAGCTGACAATCGCCGCGGCCGCAAGCTGTATACAGGCGACCAGGTTGACGTGAAGGGATTTGGCGTTTTTACGATTGTGAAACGGTAA